From Colias croceus chromosome 27, ilColCroc2.1, one genomic window encodes:
- the LOC123703779 gene encoding transcription factor Adf-1-like: MDDEKLIEIVRKYEFIYNLKHPKYMDNIKKEIAWKEIGSQMKQSAVSCKQRWQGLRDAYRRALNKRKAKTGQAMKNIKLWKYESEMAFVAPFLERKIQDSIENTSEDKQYTDGDEKQEIYNEFESMLSPRTDDPPDDSIATTSKECAEDEPQSKYIKRTKIIKRKREPSPSSILIEKLLRNKLNPPLTHDALDRFFLNISDTVKKFPPYLQAVAKNKVFCLVSEMELQQLASDSPYACPSFSESNSEVPILSDDCVDQKPEFLHH, translated from the exons atgGACGACGAGAAACTGATTGAAATTGTTCGTAAATATGAattcatatataatttaaaacacccAAAATATATGGATAATATCAAGAAGGAAATAGCGTGGAAGGAAATTGGGAGTCAAATGAAACAGTCCG CTGTATCATGTAAGCAAAGATGGCAAGGTCTCAGAGACGCATACAGGAGAGcgttaaataaaagaaaagcaAAAACCGGTCAAGCTATGAAGAACATAAAACTGTGGAAGTACGAAAGTGAAATGGCTTTCGTAGCTCCTTTTTTGGAAAGGAAAATTCAAGATTCAATAGAGAATACAAGCGAAGACAAGCAATATACAGATGGAGATGAAAAACAAGAGATTTATAATGAATTCGAATCTATGCTATCGCCTAGAACTGACGATCCACCTGATGACAGTATAGCTACAACATCAAAAGAATGCGCTGAAGATGAACcacaatcaaaatatataaagaggACAAAGATAATAAAGCGTAAGCGAGAGCCATCACCTTCTTCTATATTAATCGAAAAATTACTCCGAAACAAGCTAAACCCGCCTTTAACACATGACGCGTTAGATCGCTTTTTCTTAAACATATCTGATACTGTTAAGAAGTTTCCGCCATACTTACAAGCAGTGGCGAAAAATAAGGTCTTTTGTTTGGTGTCAGAAATGGAATTGCAGCAATTAGCATCAGATTCTCCATACGCATGTCCGTCCTTTTCAGAGAGTAATAGTGAAGTACCGATACTTAGTGATGATTGTGTTGATCAGAAACCGGAGTTTTTACACCATtag